One Rickettsia prowazekii str. Breinl genomic region harbors:
- the nuoK gene encoding NADH-quinone oxidoreductase subunit NuoK produces MNEYISLNHYLILSSLVFTIGMFGLFMNRKNIINILMSIELMLLAVNINFVAFSVYMQELSGQIFSIIILTVAAAETAIGLAILLIYFRNKGSIKITDINKMRG; encoded by the coding sequence ATGAATGAATATATTTCGCTTAATCATTATTTAATTTTAAGCAGCTTAGTTTTTACTATTGGGATGTTTGGATTATTTATGAATCGGAAAAATATTATCAATATACTCATGTCTATTGAGTTAATGTTACTTGCTGTTAACATAAATTTTGTTGCATTTTCTGTATATATGCAAGAATTATCGGGACAAATTTTTAGTATTATAATCTTAACAGTAGCAGCTGCCGAAACCGCAATCGGGCTTGCAATATTACTAATATATTTCCGCAATAAAGGCTCAATTAAAATTACCGACATTAATAAGATGAGGGGATAA
- a CDS encoding NADH-quinone oxidoreductase subunit J — MPIFFNLFTTLIIISSLCVVLSKNSVYSVLWLIFTFINGSGLMILLGAEFLAMLLIVIYVGAVAVLFLFVIMMLDINFNQAITKLRENLSLSIFITLIMFADLVITIILSTKNINYSSNISFAIANNISNTKAIGNVLYTEFMLPFQIAGLILFVAMISCITLTLKKRDRIKHQDIRKQLSHNKSNVILMTKPILNKGVENIKYE; from the coding sequence ATGCCAATATTTTTTAATTTATTTACAACATTAATAATTATTAGCAGTTTATGCGTTGTTTTAAGCAAAAATTCCGTATATTCAGTATTATGGTTAATTTTTACATTTATCAATGGCTCAGGGTTGATGATTTTGCTTGGAGCAGAATTTTTAGCTATGCTACTTATAGTGATTTATGTTGGAGCTGTAGCGGTATTATTTCTATTTGTTATAATGATGCTGGATATAAATTTTAATCAGGCAATAACAAAGTTAAGAGAAAATCTATCTTTAAGTATTTTTATCACTTTAATTATGTTTGCAGATTTAGTAATAACTATTATACTTAGCACTAAAAATATTAATTACAGTTCCAATATATCGTTTGCTATAGCGAATAATATATCAAATACTAAAGCAATAGGAAATGTACTTTACACAGAATTTATGCTACCATTTCAAATAGCAGGACTTATATTATTTGTCGCTATGATTTCATGCATTACGTTAACATTAAAAAAACGTGATAGAATAAAACATCAAGATATTAGAAAACAACTATCTCATAATAAAAGTAATGTTATACTAATGACAAAGCCTATTTTAAATAAAGGTGTTGAAAATATTAAATATGAATGA
- a CDS encoding lysine methyltransferase, producing the protein MSLKSTTSSLTTNNHDKTINSVQSLVNGTGTVADHNPYDEVPYESYPYAITNPYHLSTLATLFGINAPEVENSKILELGCAAGGNLIPHAVLYPNAHFVGVDLSKVQIDEANKNVRALGLKNIEFHHCSITDIDDSFGKFDYIICHGVISWVPKIVRDKIFKVCNRNLSTNGIAYISYNTLPGWNMVRTIRDMMLYHSSSFTNIRDRIAQSRLLLDFVKDSLEHSKTPYAEVLKTEAGLLAKQTDHYLRHDHLEEENAQFYFHEFMNEARKHNLQYLADCNISTMYLGNMPPKVVEQLKAVNDIVRTEQYMDFITNRRFRTTLLCHNDLKINRNINNDDIKKFNIIFNVIPEKPLKEVDLNNATENLQFFLNGNKESNLSTTSPYMKAILYTFSENLNNPLSFKQVTSEANTKLNNTKLNEIKNELLNNAMKLVLQGYISITNQKHRSKPVLDKPKTTQMVIYQAKYTPSMWVTNLKHEPIGVNFFEKFALRYMDGRNDKKAIIEAILGHVEKGELTLSREGQKIENKEEIRKELESLFTPMIEKFCSNALLV; encoded by the coding sequence ATGTCACTCAAATCTACTACTTCTTCTTTGACTACTAACAATCATGATAAGACAATAAATTCTGTACAATCCTTGGTAAACGGTACGGGTACGGTTGCCGATCATAACCCTTATGATGAAGTACCATATGAAAGCTACCCATATGCTATTACCAATCCTTATCACTTAAGTACACTTGCAACTCTTTTCGGTATCAATGCTCCTGAAGTTGAAAATTCAAAAATATTAGAGCTTGGTTGCGCGGCAGGAGGTAATTTAATACCACATGCGGTTCTTTATCCAAACGCTCATTTTGTTGGAGTCGATTTATCTAAGGTACAAATTGATGAAGCAAATAAAAATGTTAGAGCATTAGGATTAAAAAATATAGAATTTCATCACTGTTCGATCACCGATATTGACGATTCTTTTGGTAAATTTGATTATATAATTTGTCATGGTGTAATTTCTTGGGTACCAAAAATTGTTAGAGATAAAATTTTTAAAGTGTGTAATAGGAATCTTAGCACAAATGGAATAGCATATATTAGCTATAATACGCTACCTGGTTGGAATATGGTACGCACTATCCGGGATATGATGCTTTATCATTCTAGTTCATTTACAAATATTCGTGATAGGATTGCTCAATCTAGATTGTTGTTAGACTTTGTTAAAGATAGCTTAGAGCACTCTAAGACTCCTTATGCAGAAGTATTAAAAACTGAGGCAGGTCTACTTGCGAAACAAACTGATCATTATTTACGTCACGATCATCTAGAAGAAGAAAATGCTCAGTTCTACTTTCATGAATTTATGAATGAAGCAAGAAAGCATAATTTGCAATATTTAGCTGATTGTAATATCTCAACTATGTATCTTGGTAATATGCCGCCAAAAGTAGTAGAACAGTTAAAAGCAGTAAACGATATAGTTAGAACTGAACAATATATGGATTTTATTACAAATCGTCGTTTTAGAACAACTTTACTATGTCATAATGATCTAAAAATTAATAGAAATATTAATAATGATGATATAAAAAAATTTAATATAATATTTAATGTAATTCCTGAAAAACCACTTAAAGAAGTAGACCTTAATAATGCTACCGAAAATTTACAATTTTTCTTAAACGGTAATAAAGAGTCTAATTTGTCAACAACTTCACCTTATATGAAGGCTATTTTATACACTTTCAGTGAGAATCTAAATAATCCATTAAGTTTTAAGCAAGTAACTTCTGAAGCTAATACAAAACTAAATAATACTAAATTAAACGAAATCAAAAATGAGCTTTTAAATAATGCTATGAAGCTAGTACTACAAGGTTATATTAGTATTACAAATCAGAAGCATAGGAGTAAACCAGTACTTGATAAGCCCAAAACAACACAAATGGTGATATATCAAGCAAAGTATACACCTTCTATGTGGGTTACAAATTTAAAACATGAACCAATAGGCGTTAATTTCTTTGAGAAATTTGCACTTAGATATATGGATGGTAGAAATGATAAAAAAGCAATAATTGAAGCTATACTTGGTCATGTAGAAAAAGGTGAATTAACTTTAAGTAGAGAGGGGCAAAAAATAGAAAATAAAGAAGAAATACGCAAAGAACTAGAAAGTTTATTTACGCCAATGATCGAGAAATTTTGTTCTAATGCGTTACTGGTATAG
- a CDS encoding outer membrane protein, giving the protein MNKLLKLFLITIIIYNNIAFAKETGFYMGAAIGIVEPVVRKFRHKYSNTGIILKQSNMYSGKIGYIIYPQISMEFSATYQPKYRLHYSLQHKNLINGLTIPKTIGNTTIVSNIYMLNLIYDLEKIKTFTPFIILGGGITRVKVKSTSSKWSLINNDYFKVHRTSKNCVTWQAGLGIAQHITPDLSIDATAKLQTAYRVRINYDTLDMKTVQLMNANSIKKTISVGEFGIGFTYRLPF; this is encoded by the coding sequence ATGAATAAACTACTAAAATTATTTTTAATTACTATAATCATTTATAATAACATTGCTTTTGCAAAAGAAACAGGATTCTATATGGGAGCAGCAATAGGAATAGTTGAACCGGTAGTTCGTAAATTTCGACATAAATACTCAAATACCGGAATAATTTTAAAACAATCAAATATGTATAGCGGGAAAATAGGCTATATAATATATCCACAAATATCTATGGAATTTTCAGCAACTTATCAACCTAAATATCGTCTACATTACTCATTACAACATAAAAATTTAATCAATGGCCTTACTATTCCTAAAACCATAGGTAATACTACCATAGTATCAAATATATATATGCTAAATCTTATTTATGATTTGGAAAAAATAAAAACTTTCACACCTTTTATAATACTTGGAGGAGGAATAACACGAGTAAAAGTTAAGTCTACCTCTTCTAAGTGGAGTCTTATAAATAACGATTATTTTAAAGTACACAGAACGAGTAAAAATTGTGTTACTTGGCAAGCAGGTCTTGGAATTGCACAACATATTACTCCAGATTTAAGTATAGATGCAACTGCAAAATTACAAACTGCATATAGAGTAAGAATTAATTATGATACGCTTGATATGAAAACGGTACAATTAATGAATGCAAATTCTATCAAAAAAACTATATCGGTTGGAGAATTTGGTATAGGATTTACTTATAGATTGCCATTCTAA